A genome region from Candidatus Dormiibacterota bacterium includes the following:
- a CDS encoding inositol monophosphatase family protein, which yields MSERDEVLAFALELADAADRISMRYFRRRPRVDRKPDRTFVTQADTAIELELRERIEKKYPMHGVLAEEYGDRTSDKEIRWIIDPIDATHSYLRGVPAFATLIALERAGVLEVGLMSAPAMHERWHAVRGGGAWAGKRRLQVSKISQLEDAQVFYASRSAFAAVGKERGFDAVVSGAWRDRGFGDFWGYALVAEGAGEAMFEPELYSWDLAAPLILVEEAGGRLTDLKGNRTYAGGNALATNGLLHDVILEKLNRA from the coding sequence CTGAGCGAGCGCGACGAGGTCCTCGCCTTCGCCCTGGAGCTGGCCGACGCCGCCGACCGCATCTCGATGCGATATTTTCGCCGTCGCCCGCGGGTCGATCGAAAGCCGGACCGCACCTTCGTGACCCAGGCGGACACCGCCATCGAGCTGGAGCTGCGGGAGCGCATCGAAAAGAAATATCCGATGCATGGGGTGCTCGCCGAGGAATACGGCGACCGCACGTCCGACAAGGAGATCCGCTGGATCATCGATCCGATCGACGCTACCCACAGCTACCTGCGCGGCGTCCCGGCGTTCGCGACGCTGATCGCGCTGGAGCGCGCGGGCGTGCTGGAGGTGGGCCTGATGTCCGCGCCCGCGATGCATGAGCGCTGGCACGCCGTGCGTGGCGGCGGTGCCTGGGCCGGCAAGCGACGTCTGCAGGTGTCGAAGATCTCGCAGCTCGAGGACGCCCAGGTCTTCTACGCCTCGCGCAGCGCCTTCGCCGCCGTGGGCAAGGAGCGCGGCTTCGATGCGGTCGTCAGCGGCGCCTGGCGCGACCGCGGGTTCGGCGACTTCTGGGGTTACGCGCTGGTGGCGGAGGGCGCCGGCGAAGCGATGTTCGAGCCCGAGCTCTACTCCTGGGACCTCGCGGCGCCGCTGATCCTCGTCGAGGAGGCGGGCGGACGCCTGACGGACCTCAAGGGAAATCGGACCTACGCCGGAGGAAACGCCCTGGCAACCAACGGGCTGCTCCACGATGTCATCCTGGAAAAGCTGAACCGGGCGTAA
- a CDS encoding DUF1059 domain-containing protein: MRVRCDCGWAVESANEDELVAEVQRHAKEVHHLGVTRKQALSLAVPVEQHS, encoded by the coding sequence ATGCGAGTGCGCTGCGACTGCGGCTGGGCGGTCGAGTCGGCGAACGAGGACGAGCTCGTGGCGGAGGTGCAGCGGCACGCGAAGGAGGTCCACCACCTCGGCGTGACCCGCAAGCAGGCGCTGTCCCTGGCGGTGCCGGTGGAGCAGCACTCCTAA
- a CDS encoding antibiotic biosynthesis monooxygenase encodes MAVKIVIRATLKGNDVGAIRKIHDEVTAATRHMAQEAGDISHHVYLNPRNPSDFLGVDEWKSPEAAAAFASSPQIIEFFGRLFEGAPEVTVWADSGWNQW; translated from the coding sequence ATGGCAGTAAAGATAGTGATCCGCGCGACTCTAAAGGGGAACGATGTGGGAGCGATTCGGAAGATCCACGACGAGGTGACCGCAGCCACGCGCCACATGGCGCAGGAGGCGGGCGACATCTCACATCACGTCTACCTCAACCCCCGGAACCCTAGCGATTTCCTGGGCGTCGACGAGTGGAAATCGCCGGAGGCAGCGGCCGCGTTCGCCTCGAGTCCGCAAATCATCGAGTTCTTCGGCCGTCTGTTCGAAGGGGCGCCTGAGGTCACCGTTTGGGCCGACTCCGGCTGGAACCAATGGTGA
- a CDS encoding BTAD domain-containing putative transcriptional regulator, translating to MLRVYLAGQLSIELDGRFLGGGDMPLRQGRLAFAYLACERERAVPREELAQAIWGDLLAAAWDSGLTALISKLRAAFGRIGLDGRAVLTTTDGGYWMRLLPGSWVDLEIARHSLHSAESAAAAGSFNTAYGDAVVAATILRRPFLEGNDEPWIHGRRRILHAQRVRALDCLIDALAWNGELTLALTHADEVIELEPYRERGYQRLMRLHAQLGDRAEALRVFERCRTLLSEELGVDPSPETMSVHGELLS from the coding sequence GTGCTGAGGGTTTACTTGGCGGGGCAACTCAGCATCGAGCTCGACGGTCGTTTCCTGGGCGGCGGCGACATGCCGCTTCGCCAGGGACGCCTCGCGTTCGCTTATCTGGCGTGCGAGCGCGAGCGAGCCGTACCGCGTGAGGAGCTGGCGCAGGCGATCTGGGGCGATCTTCTCGCTGCCGCCTGGGACTCCGGGCTCACAGCGTTGATCAGCAAGCTGCGTGCCGCATTCGGCCGCATCGGCCTGGACGGCCGCGCTGTTCTGACGACGACCGATGGCGGCTACTGGATGCGCCTGCTGCCGGGCTCGTGGGTGGACCTCGAGATTGCCAGGCACAGCCTGCACAGCGCTGAGAGCGCCGCCGCCGCGGGGTCCTTCAACACCGCTTACGGTGATGCGGTCGTGGCCGCGACCATCCTTCGACGGCCATTTCTCGAAGGTAACGACGAGCCGTGGATCCACGGCCGGCGCCGAATCCTGCACGCCCAGCGGGTGCGCGCGCTTGACTGCCTGATCGACGCACTTGCCTGGAACGGCGAGCTCACGCTCGCACTGACCCATGCCGATGAGGTGATCGAGCTCGAGCCTTACCGCGAGCGCGGTTACCAGCGGCTCATGCGGCTGCACGCACAGCTGGGTGACCGCGCCGAAGCGCTGCGGGTCTTCGAGCGGTGTAGGACGCTCCTGTCGGAAGAGCTGGGCGTCGACCCGTCGCCCGAGACGATGTCGGTGCACGGAGAGCTGCTCTCGTAG